The Luteibacter flocculans genomic interval GCGTGCAGCCGCGGAAGAGCGCGTTCTTATGCATGGAAGTGAAGCAGGTGCATAGCCATCTGCACCGAGTCCATGAGGAACGTAGCGGCGCCACCGCTGCTCGACACGCAGGCGGTCGAGTCACCGCTGCCGCCCACAACCATCTTCGCTACCTGCGCGGCTGCACCGATCAGCACGCCGCCTACGAGAGCCGGCGCCACGTCGGCGATACGCTTGTGGGCGAACGCGATCTGGTAGCCGGAGAAGATCACTGCGAT includes:
- a CDS encoding TrbC/VirB2 family protein gives rise to the protein MSKLPSTPADRTSLNKMAVFLMIAAVLLLPSIGLAQDVAETSKKVCGFFQNINSLLNAASIVVVTIAVIFSGYQIAFAHKRIADVAPALVGGVLIGAAAQVAKMVVGGSGDSTACVSSSGGAATFLMDSVQMAMHLLHFHA